TGTTCCCTTTGGCATGGTAATATTACTCATAGTTGTTTATCTTATATAGAGCTTACAGGAGCGGGTCGGACGGTCGCGCACGGCGTATGACCGTGTGAGGAAAGTCCGGGCTCCGAAGGGCAGGGTGCCGGGTAACGCCCGGTGGCCGGTGTATACCGGTTAAGGAAAGTGCAACAGAAAACATACCGCCCCCGTCGATTGATTGCAATCTCCGGGCGTCTGACATCGGAAAACCGTTGAACCCGGTGTCCGCTGCCGGGTGCCTGAGGTTCTCGGCGGAGGTAAGGGTGAAAAGGCGGGGTAAGAGCCCACCGCCCGGATGGTAACACCCGGGGCATTGTAAACCCCACCCGGAGCAAGGCCAAATAGGGGACCAGGCGCTGCCCGCGCCGTTACGAGTTCCGGGTAGGCCGCATGAGGAGGCGGGTAACCGTCCTTCCCAGATACATGACCGTCGCCCCTCAAACGGGGTACAGAACCCGGCTTACAGACCCGCTCCTTTTTTATATCGCCGCCGTTTCAAGACGGAAATGATCGCTGCTGACACACAATAACGGTTCGATTGTTTCCCGATATTCCCCGAAATCCTTAGCATGGACGGAATTCTATAAACCACAGACCACAAACCATGAACCAGATACTATGAACCACAAACATTTTTTTCGACTTGTTCACGTTGTTCTGTTCGCCGTGGCAATGGGATATTTCGAGGCGGTGGTTGTCGTATACCTGCGGGGTATGTACTATCCCGATGGATTTTCGTTTCCGCTGCAGAATGCCCCGGCGCGGATGATCGGCATCGAATTTTTCCGTGAGGCGGCAACAGTCGTCATGCTTATGACAGTGGCGGCGCTGGCGGGCAGGAAATTCTGGGAGCGGTTCGGATATTTCCTGATCCTTTTCGGGATATGGGATATTTTTTACTATGTTTTTCTGAGGGTGACCATCGACTGGCCGGGCTCGCTTGTCGAATGGGATGTACTGTTCCTTATTCCGCTGCCGTGGATCGGGCCGGTCATTGCGCCCTCGCTCGTTGCAGCACTCATGACCGTGATCGGCATTTCAATGACAAATCTGGTTCACCGCGGATATGATTTCAGGCCGGCGCGGCTGACATGGGTACTTACTTTCGCCGCTACAACCGTGATTCTCTATTCGTTCATGAAGGATTTCGATGCAATGTTCTGTCAGATGATGCCGCAGCCGTATCTCTACAGCCTCCTCGTCCTCGGTCTTGTTCTTTATTGTATCGCGTATGTGCACACGTATCGTGAGGTAATACGGCGCGGAATACAGCGTAAGGAATGATGTCAGAAAACCACACCGGTATTGATAGGGAACAGTATTTTGTGGCGGGAAGTGCTCTCGGAAATATAAAAGCACCCTTATGATACAGGGTGCTTTTATATATATACTTTCGATATTTACTCGGGAAGTGAAAGCTTGGCGCGGATAATCTCCAGAAGACCTGTGACAACTTCCACTTCGACCTCGTATTGTTTCGCAATGTCGTCGCAGGTGACGCCGTTAAGGAAAAGATTCATGACCTCGTTTTCTTCAACGGTCAGATTATTGTTTCCTGCCTGGGTTATGATAATGTTTTTATCATAAAACTCCTGATCCATGCAGCGGCATTCTTCATCGTATGCTGCTATTTCTGCTTCCCAGTTTTCGTTGACGGGAATTTCCTTTTTTTGTTTTTTGCCGCTCACAGACATATCCTTATACAGCTTTGACACTTTCAACACTGGGTACTTTTCTCTTGATGATGGCTTCGATACCGTTCTTCAGAGTAAGAGTGGCCATGGGGCAGCCGCCGCATGCGCCTTTGAGCCTGACCTTGACAACATTCCCGTCCATTCCCATGTATTCAACGTCGCCGCCATCAGCCTGGAGGGATGGTCTGATTTCATCGAGTGCTTTTTTGATATCGTCTTCCATGATATATCCTTTCCTATAGTGGTCCGGTGGACCGGTTTAAGTCATGAATAGTTTTTAGACGCCCAATGAACGCAAAAGAGCCCTTATATTTTGTAGACGCCAGTAAATACGGTATGTGCGTCGCCGGTCATATAGAGCTCCTCGTGGTCTTTCCATTCTATGATAAGGTCGCCGTACGCAAGATGAACGGTGACCGTGTCGAACGTATGACCGTTGAGAATAGCCGCCACAACTGATGCCGTAGCACCGGTGCCGCAGGCGAGCGTTTCGCCGCTCCCGCGCTCCCAGACGCGCATTCTGAGGTTGTTTTTGTCGAGCACCTGCACGAATTCAGTGTTGATGCGATTCGGAAACAGCCGGTGATGCTCGAATTTCGGCCCGACCGTCTTCAGATCGACCGTATCGACATTGTCAACGAATACGACGCAGTGGGGATTGCCAACGTTGACGAGCGTAATCCGGTAAACGGAGCCGTCGACTTCGAGCTCTTCGTTAACCACCTTCTCGGAATCCTTGCCGATCATCGGGATAAGATTCCGACGGAGAACGGGCGCTCCCATGAATGTCCGTACACCCGCGAAATTGCCGTTTTCCATGAAAACGGTCTGTTTATGAGGCCCTCTCAGGCTCTCAGTGATAAATTCACGCTTATCGGACAGACCAGTTTCGACGACATACCGTGCGAGACAGCGGATTCCGTTGCCGCACATCTCCGCCTCGCTGCCGTCGCTGTTGATCACCCGCATTTTGAAATCGTACCGCTCCGATGGCCCTACCAGAATGAGACCATCGGCGCCGACTCCGAAGTGACGGTCGCACATGCGCGGCGCGATTTTTTTCGGGTCGGGGATCTTTTCCTTGAACAGGTCGATGATGATGTGATCGTTGCCGAGCCCGTGCATTTTGGTAAACTGTATATCCATGGTATTCTCTCTGATTCGCTTATCGTTTATTACTCATCGTGTTGTACCGAAGGTCTATGTCACCTTTCGCTCTGTGCCGGAACAGTCACTTTTTCGGTTCGATGACCTCGATGCCTCCCATGAATTTCTTCAGCACTTCCGGTATGACGACAGAGCCGTCCTTTCGCTGGTTGCACTCGAGCACAGAAATGAGAATCCGCGGCGTTGCGACAAACGTGTTGTTGAGCGTATGACAGAACTGCACGGCGCCGTTTTTGTCGCGGTATCTCAGTTTGAGTCTTCGCGCCTGGAAATCGTGGAATTTGCTCGATGAATGGGTCTCGCCATAACCACCGCGCGAGGGCATCCAGCACTCGATGTCGTATTTACGCTTCTGGGGCTGCCCAAGGTCGCCGCCGCAGACGAGTACGACGCGATAGGGTAGACCGAGGGCTTTGACCAGGTTTTCCGAGTTGGCCGTGATGAACTCGTGCTCTTTCATCGAGACCTCGGGGTCGGCCTGGCATACGATGACCTGCTCGACCTTCTGAAACTGGTGAATACGGTAGAGACCCTTGGTGTCCTTGCCATAGGTACCTGCCTCACGGCGGTAGCAGGGTGAGATACCGCAGTAATGGAGCGGGAGATCCTTCTCGTTGAGTATCTCGTCGTAGTGATACGATGTTACCGGAACCTCCGCCGTGCCGATGAGGTAGAGCCCGTCACGCTCGCACGCATAAGCCTGCTCCTCGCCTCCGGGGAAATAAGCCGTACCGATCATGGCGATATCTTTCACGAGATGCGGCACGATCATGGGCGTAAATCCGAGCTTGACCATGGTTTCGAGCGCGTACATGAGGACGGCGTATTCGAGGAGCACTCCCTCGTTTTTGAGAATATACGAACGGGCGCCGGCAAGCTTTACGCCTCGTGGAATATCGATAATGTCGAGAAGCTCGCCGAGTTCGACATGGTCGCGGGGCGCGAATCCGAAATCGGGAATCGTTCCGCCGCGCCTGATCTCGACATTGTCACGGTCATCGGCACCCTCGGGAACATCGTCGTCGGGCGGATTGGGAACCCGCAGCATGAGGTCGTTGAATTCGGCGACAATCGATTCGAGAGCCGAATCCATTTCCTTGATCCGTTCCGAGACCTGCTTCATAAGGGCGATCGCCTCGGCTTTCTCATCGCCCTTGAGAACAGCGATTTTCTGGCTTGCGGCGTTTTTTTCGGCCTTGAGGCTTTCCGATTCGGCAAGGAGCTTACGGCGCTGATCATCCACCACTAAAAGACGGTCGATATCCACTTCGATACGTTTTTTCCGCGCCCCCTCTTTTACGAGGTCGGCGTTTTCCCTGATAAATCGTATATCGAGCATATGAACCACCATATTGTTTCTGGTATTGTCCCAAAAGACATATTAACCACGAAGTCACGAATACACAAAGAAATGCATATGCTTTTCTATTATATCTGCTTTTACCGGTTTTTCCTTCGTGCTTTTGGGCCTTCGTGGTTTTTTTATCACTTTATTGAATAAAAAGCGTTCTTTCCCGCATACTGTGCATTTTCACCCAACTCGTCCTCGATGCGGAGGAGCTGGTTGTATTTCGCGATACGGTCCGAGCGGCTCGCCGAACCGGTCTTGATCTGCCCTGTATTTGCGGCGACCACGATATCGGCGATGGTCGAATCCTCGGTTTCACCCGAACGATGCGATACAACGGCAGTAAATCCGGCTTTCATCGCCATCTCGATAGCGTCGAACGACTCAGAGATGGTGCCGATCTGGTTGACCTTTACGAGGATCGAATTGGCCGCCTTGGTCTCGATACCTTTTCTGAGGAATTTGGTGTTGGTCACGAACAGGTCGTCGCCGACAATCTGGATTTTGCTGCCGAGTTTCTTGGTCATGAGCTTGAAACCGCTCCAGTCGTTCTCATCGAGACCGTCCTCGATGGAAATAATCGGGTATTTGCCGACGAGACCGGTATAGTAGTCGACCATACCTTCGCTGGTCAGCTTACGGCCGCCTTCACCTTCGAGAACATACAGGTTCTGCTCTTTGTCAAAGAACGAGCTTGCCGCCGGGTCGAGCGCGATCATGACATCGTCGCCGGGCTTGTAACCGGCTTTGCCGATCGCTTCGATGATGACCATGAGGGCTTCCTCGTTCGATTTGAGGTTGGGTGCGAAACCGCCCTCATCGCCGACCGAAGTATTGTAACCCTTCTTCTTGAGCACCGATTTGAGGGAATGAAAAACCTCGGCGCCCATCCGGAGCGCTTCACGGAATGTCGGAGCCCCGACCGGCATGACCATGAATTCCTGAAGGTCGACATTGTTGTCGGCGTGTTTGCCGCCATTGAGGATGTTCATCATCGGTGTGGGAAGGAGCCGCGCATGAATGCCGCCCAGGTACTGGTACAGCGGAAGCCCAACAGCTTCCGCCGCCGCGCGGGCGACTGCCATCGAAACGCCGAGGATAGCGTTGGCGCCTAAATTCCCCTTGTTTTCGGTGCCGTCGAGTTGAATCATGGTCTTGTCGACGCCGAGTTGGTCGGTGGCATCCATGAGCTCGACTTCCGGGGCTATGATGTTGTTGACGTTTTCAACAGCCTTGAGTACTCCCTTTCCGCCGTAACGGGCAGGATCGCCATCGCGGAGCTCGACCGCCTCGTTCTCCCCTGTAGACGCACCCGAAGGCACACAAGCTCTGCCGATGGAACCGCATTCGAGCACCACTTCCACTTCCACGGTGGGATTGCCCCTCGAATCGAGGATTTCACGTCCTTCAACGTTTATAATGCTTGTCATCTGTTCCTCCTGTTTTTTTATTTATTACGGTCAAACTTAATTAATAACAATTTCGATGGTTAAAAGCAAGATAAAGGCACACATAAGATACAGTGTAACCAGTCCGGTTCAAAGTTCAAAGTTTGTCATTTTACGTAAAGTGGTTAACCGAGCCTGTTTTTTTTTAATGAATTACTGTACAACTCATTTTCTGCTGACTTTGCCATTTTCTCCTCTGTCACTCAGTGTCTTTTCCCTTTGTGCCTCAGCTCCTTTGTCCCTTTTTAAAACTTTTCCCGTGCCACAAGGTCTTCGTACGTCTCCCGTGAGGTGACGAGTTCCGCCGTGTCATTGTGAACCATGACCTCCGCAGCCCGGAGCCGTGAATTGTAGTTCGAGGACATCGACATCCCGTACGCCCCGGCGCTCATGACAGCGAGCAGATCGCCCTCACTGGGCATGCACATGAGACGGTCCTTTGCAATGAAATCCCCCGACTCGCAGATCGGGCCGACCACATCGACCGTCCGGCGTTCTCCCTTTATGTCGTGCACGGGGATGATGTCATGAAAGGCGCCATACAGGGATGGCCGGACTATATCGTTCATACCAGCGTCGACAATCACGAATGTCTTATCTCCGCTTGTTTTGATGTAAAGTACGCGGGTGAGAAGCACTCCGGCGTTACCGATAAGCGACCGTCCCGGCTCGATAATGAGCCGGCAGCCAGTTTTTTTGAGCACCGGAATGATCATAGCCGCCCATTCGCCCGGATCGGGAGGATTTTCATCCTCATACCGGATACCGAGTCCGCCGCCGATGTCAACGAACTTCAAATCGATATCGAGTCCCCGGATTTCATCGATCAGACTCACTATCTTTCCGGCCGCCTCACGGTAGGGCGAAACATCGATGAGCTGGCTGCCGATATGGGCATCGATTCCGACGATTTCGATGTCCGGCATCGCCGCCGCTTCACGGTAGATTTGCAGTGCTTCGCTGTGCGGAATTCCGAATTTATTCTTCTTGAGCCCGGTCGAGATATACGGGTGGGTTTTCGGATCGACATCGGGATTGATGCGGAATGAAACCGGCGCCCTGAGTTTCATCGTTCCCGCGATACGGTTGACCGTATGAAGCTCCGATTCCGATTCTATATTGAGGGCGAGAATCCCGGATTCTAGGGCGTAACGGATTTCTGCCTCGGTTTTCCCCACTCCCGAGTACACGATTCGTTCAGCGGGTATCCCTGCCCGGAGAGCTCGATAAAGTTCCCCGCCCGAGACGATGTCGGCGCCGAGCCCGTGTTCGGCAAGTATACGGAGCAGAGTACCGCAGGAATTCGCCTTGAGGGAATAGCAGGTGAGGTGGTCGATATCTCTGAAAGCGCCGTCGATCGTCGCGATGTGACGGTCTATCGTCGCCCGCGAATAAACGAACGATGGAGTTCCAAAACGTTCCGCGACATCGGGCAGCGGAACATCGTCGCCGTTAAGAACCCCGTTTTTGTATTGAAACCAGTGCATTTTGTTTATTCTCCTGTTTTTTAAAAAAAGTGGCAAAGTGGCAAAGAGACAAAGGGACAGAGTGGCAAAGTCATTGCGATCGTCTTTCGAGTAATTTTTTAGTCAGACTGCTCAGTAATCGTTCAAGTTCCCGTGTTGACTCATAGAATGTATCAAATTTGCTTTTATCCATATACCCAAGGTTCAAGGCAATCTCAACCTGGGTTTGCAATTCATAGAGAGACCCCGTGGCAATCCTTAGAAAACGGATATTTTCACTTGTTGTCGAACGACCGTATCCTTCTGCAATATTACTTGGGATAGAAATTACACACCGTCTTATCTGTAACATTAAACCGTATGTTTCGTCAGCAGGAAATGATTTAGAGAGTTTATACATATCTGTAACCAGATTCATTGACTTCTGCCATACTATCAGGTCTCTGAATGTTTTGATTTGTTTGGTACTCTCTTCCATTTTGTTCTGTCCCACTATCTTTTTCATCTCAAAGTCCCTTTGCCCCTTTACCCCTTTGTACCTCAGTTTCTTTGTTTCTTTATCACTATGCCCCTCTGTCTCTCTGTCCCTTTGCCCCTTTCTCTTACATCTTTACCTTTGATAAACGGTCGACTGCTTCAGCGAGACGTTCCTTCGATGTTGTGACCGTCATCCGGATGTACCCCTCGCCGAACGAGCCGAAGCCAACGCCCGGTGTGGTCACGATTGCGGCTTCCCTGATGAGTTTGGCGGTCATCTCTGTCGAGGTATATCCCTTCGGAATGCCGATCCATACATAGAACGAAGCCTTCGGTTTTTCGACATCCCAGCCGAGACGCCTGAGGCCCCCGACGATCACATCACGGCGCCCGGCGTAGATGCGGTTGTTTTCAGCCACGCAATCCTGGCTCGATTCGAGCGCGGTCATACCCGCATACTGAATGGCCTGGAAAACGCCCGAGTCAAGGTTGGTCTTGACCTTGCCGAGACCCCTGATGATGTCCGCATTGCCGATTGCCGCTGCGATACGCCAGCCGGTCATGTTGTACGTTTTCGAGAGGCTGTAGAGCTCTATGCCCACATCGAGCGCGCCGGGAGTTTCGAGAAACGACTCCGCACGGTACCCGTCGAACGTGACATCCGCGTACGCCGCATCATGGACGACGATGATGTTGTATTCCTTCGCGAATTCGACAACCTTTCTGAAAAAAGAGCCTTCGCATGTCGCCGCGGTCGGATTGTTCGGGTAGTTGATGAACATCATTTTCGCCTTTGCGGCTATATTGGCGGGTATGTTTTCGAGCATGGGAAGGAATCCGTTTTCCTTGAGTAAAGGCATCAGAAAAGGTGTTCCGCCTGCAAACGTCGTTCCG
This sequence is a window from bacterium. Protein-coding genes within it:
- a CDS encoding NifU family protein, with the translated sequence MEDDIKKALDEIRPSLQADGGDVEYMGMDGNVVKVRLKGACGGCPMATLTLKNGIEAIIKRKVPSVESVKAV
- the dapF gene encoding diaminopimelate epimerase yields the protein MQFTKMHGLGNDHIIIDLFKEKIPDPKKIAPRMCDRHFGVGADGLILVGPSERYDFKMRVINSDGSEAEMCGNGIRCLARYVVETGLSDKREFITESLRGPHKQTVFMENGNFAGVRTFMGAPVLRRNLIPMIGKDSEKVVNEELEVDGSVYRITLVNVGNPHCVVFVDNVDTVDLKTVGPKFEHHRLFPNRINTEFVQVLDKNNLRMRVWERGSGETLACGTGATASVVAAILNGHTFDTVTVHLAYGDLIIEWKDHEELYMTGDAHTVFTGVYKI
- the serS gene encoding serine--tRNA ligase; this translates as MLDIRFIRENADLVKEGARKKRIEVDIDRLLVVDDQRRKLLAESESLKAEKNAASQKIAVLKGDEKAEAIALMKQVSERIKEMDSALESIVAEFNDLMLRVPNPPDDDVPEGADDRDNVEIRRGGTIPDFGFAPRDHVELGELLDIIDIPRGVKLAGARSYILKNEGVLLEYAVLMYALETMVKLGFTPMIVPHLVKDIAMIGTAYFPGGEEQAYACERDGLYLIGTAEVPVTSYHYDEILNEKDLPLHYCGISPCYRREAGTYGKDTKGLYRIHQFQKVEQVIVCQADPEVSMKEHEFITANSENLVKALGLPYRVVLVCGGDLGQPQKRKYDIECWMPSRGGYGETHSSSKFHDFQARRLKLRYRDKNGAVQFCHTLNNTFVATPRILISVLECNQRKDGSVVIPEVLKKFMGGIEVIEPKK
- the eno gene encoding phosphopyruvate hydratase yields the protein MTSIINVEGREILDSRGNPTVEVEVVLECGSIGRACVPSGASTGENEAVELRDGDPARYGGKGVLKAVENVNNIIAPEVELMDATDQLGVDKTMIQLDGTENKGNLGANAILGVSMAVARAAAEAVGLPLYQYLGGIHARLLPTPMMNILNGGKHADNNVDLQEFMVMPVGAPTFREALRMGAEVFHSLKSVLKKKGYNTSVGDEGGFAPNLKSNEEALMVIIEAIGKAGYKPGDDVMIALDPAASSFFDKEQNLYVLEGEGGRKLTSEGMVDYYTGLVGKYPIISIEDGLDENDWSGFKLMTKKLGSKIQIVGDDLFVTNTKFLRKGIETKAANSILVKVNQIGTISESFDAIEMAMKAGFTAVVSHRSGETEDSTIADIVVAANTGQIKTGSASRSDRIAKYNQLLRIEDELGENAQYAGKNAFYSIK
- the lysA gene encoding diaminopimelate decarboxylase — translated: MHWFQYKNGVLNGDDVPLPDVAERFGTPSFVYSRATIDRHIATIDGAFRDIDHLTCYSLKANSCGTLLRILAEHGLGADIVSGGELYRALRAGIPAERIVYSGVGKTEAEIRYALESGILALNIESESELHTVNRIAGTMKLRAPVSFRINPDVDPKTHPYISTGLKKNKFGIPHSEALQIYREAAAMPDIEIVGIDAHIGSQLIDVSPYREAAGKIVSLIDEIRGLDIDLKFVDIGGGLGIRYEDENPPDPGEWAAMIIPVLKKTGCRLIIEPGRSLIGNAGVLLTRVLYIKTSGDKTFVIVDAGMNDIVRPSLYGAFHDIIPVHDIKGERRTVDVVGPICESGDFIAKDRLMCMPSEGDLLAVMSAGAYGMSMSSNYNSRLRAAEVMVHNDTAELVTSRETYEDLVAREKF
- a CDS encoding four helix bundle protein → MKKIVGQNKMEESTKQIKTFRDLIVWQKSMNLVTDMYKLSKSFPADETYGLMLQIRRCVISIPSNIAEGYGRSTTSENIRFLRIATGSLYELQTQVEIALNLGYMDKSKFDTFYESTRELERLLSSLTKKLLERRSQ
- a CDS encoding LL-diaminopimelate aminotransferase; its protein translation is MALNVEYAERLTKLPPYLFAAIDEMKQEAIRQGHDVINLGVGDPDLPTPKHIIDRLNETAYDPANHQYPSYTGMVGFRKSIASYYKRTRGVEVDPIGQVLTLIGSKEGVGHLPLAFVNPGDIVLIPDPGYPVYSAGTTFAGGTPFLMPLLKENGFLPMLENIPANIAAKAKMMFINYPNNPTAATCEGSFFRKVVEFAKEYNIIVVHDAAYADVTFDGYRAESFLETPGALDVGIELYSLSKTYNMTGWRIAAAIGNADIIRGLGKVKTNLDSGVFQAIQYAGMTALESSQDCVAENNRIYAGRRDVIVGGLRRLGWDVEKPKASFYVWIGIPKGYTSTEMTAKLIREAAIVTTPGVGFGSFGEGYIRMTVTTSKERLAEAVDRLSKVKM